From Catellatospora citrea, one genomic window encodes:
- a CDS encoding transcriptional regulator, protein MSSETPELVAHKRMINARTVLENRADLRTYPHRHLAIVSQLMPSGQGVTQLLAAVEILDRFGWDLVNVSELTGRQVCAFMRRR, encoded by the coding sequence ATGTCGAGCGAGACTCCGGAACTGGTGGCCCACAAACGGATGATCAACGCCCGGACCGTCCTGGAAAACCGGGCCGATCTGCGCACATACCCCCACCGGCACCTGGCGATCGTGTCGCAGTTGATGCCCTCCGGACAGGGCGTGACCCAGCTGCTCGCCGCCGTGGAGATCCTCGACCGGTTCGGCTGGGACCTCGTCAACGTGTCCGAACTGACCGGTCGGCAGGTGTGCGCGTTCATGCGCCGGCGCTGA